In a genomic window of Malassezia japonica chromosome 4, complete sequence:
- the ATG27 gene encoding type II membrane protein (EggNog:ENOG503NU76; SECRETED:SignalP(1-16); COG:U), with the protein MHWPWFVVLLALLVRADPCIYTGKTARGQDDKVDLAPVFANGPLSIDSVVPTPPSRTRTQVQIDLCNPLPIDKAKNAEDQCPDGTLVCLSVTNEKHGENRIEQVVPAATKAETSKLAETLERKPARANAPRFIIHLAAPSWGEIVQKTQVQFFCSPEHKVPIARPSDHLSWDSKAPLALDILSSEVCHGRHPRASDC; encoded by the exons ATGCACTGGCCCTGGTTCGTggtgctccttgcgctgctggtgcgcgccgacccGTGCATTTACACGGGCAAGACGGCGCGGGGCCAGGACGACAAGGTGGACCTCGCGCCCGTCTTTGCCAATGGGCCGCTGAGCATCGACTCGGTtgtgccgacgccgccgagccgcacgCGGACACAGGTGCAGATCGACCTGTGCAACCCCTTGCCGATTGACAAGGCAAAGAACGCCGAAGACCAGTGCCCGGACGGGACGCTCGTGTGTCTGTCGGTGACCAATGAGAAGCACGGCGAGAATCGCATCGAGCAGGTGGTCCCGGCCGCGACCAAGGCCGAGACCAGCAAGCttgccgagacgctcgagcgcaaacCCGCGCGCGCGAATGCGCCTCGCTTCATCATCCACCTCGCCGCACCGAGTTGGGGCGAGATTGTGCAAAAGACCCAGGTTCAGTTCTTTTGCAGCCCAGAGCACAAGGTGCCGATCGCTCGGCCGTCGGACCACCTGAGCTGGGACAGCAaggcgccgcttgcgctggaCATTTTGTCGAGCGAGGTGTGCCACGGCCGGCAtccga GAGCATCGGATTGCTAA
- a CDS encoding acetoacetate--CoA ligase (COG:I; EggNog:ENOG503NU7T): MSFTEEPIQGRIVWTPPPGEARLDKFRERVNKEHSLDLKTYADLHKWSVEHLGPFWQAVWDEIGVVSSVQAPEVVPKDAPMFPPAEWFFGARLNFAENILHHGRDADIALISCTERAEDTRKMTYKELREHVASAVRALRKMGVTVGDTVASYASNTAENMIAFLAASAVGAVWTSVAPDFGTAGVLERLLTVRPKVLFSVNAVLYNGKLHDHTAKLNSTIAGILAEQDREAKGEGEDGEEPRAKRARHELRAGLEHVIVIPYPGSHPEANDRPDGVQGEEDGHGLTRHLWADFLASGAPEKGEAASTIEYEQLDFNQPLWILFSSGTTGKPKAITHRAGGMLLQFGKEHLLLGGLSRDDVFFQHTTTGWMMWNWLVGSLLSGCPAVLYDGSPAFPTGVLWERAAELGITVFGTSAAYLSMIERRGYEPKELHDKLKVRAILSTGSPLRAELYLYCEKLVGHKVQVGSITGGTDLCSLFASNNVTLPVRAGELQCIALGMDVDVFDSQGERVPDMVEGDLVCKKPFPVQPLGFWRQPNERYRDSYYTQYPGVWYHGDLVMRSPHGGLVMLGRSDGILNPSGIRFGSAEIYEVLESSEAIAETSPLSKISDSLVVALKTPAKDDEVVVLFLVTPDEADWNAVEQEARRIIRAQRSARHVPTYIRRVKGCPKTLNGKRVEVPVKKLINGAPLSTINQSTLLNPEVLDEYIALGQALRADLAAKAPGPAK; this comes from the exons ATGAGCTTTACAGAGGAGCCGATTCAGGGACGGATTGTctggacgccgccgccgggcgaggcgcgcctggaCAAGTTCCGCGAGCGTGTGAACAAGGAGCACAGCCTCGATCTGAAGACGTACGCCGATCTGCACAAGTGGAgtgtcgagcacctcggtcCCTTTTGGCAGGCGGTCTGGGACGAGATCGGCGTCGTGTCCTccgtgcaggcgccggaAGTCGTGCCGAAGGACGCGCCCATGTTTCCGCCTGCCGAGTGGTTCTTTGGTGCGCGCCTCAACTTTGCGGAAAATATCCTGCaccacggccgcgacgcggacaTCGCGCTGATCTCGTGCacagagcgcgccgaggacaCGCGCAAAATGACCTAcaaggagctgcgtgagcacgtcgcgagtgcggtgcgcgcgctgcgcaagatgGGTGTCACGGTCGGCGACACGGTCGCGAGCTACGCGAGCAACACGGCGGAAAACATGATTGCGTTCCTCGCTGCGagcgcggtcggcgcggtgtggacgagcgtcgcgccggacTTTGGCACTGCGGGTgtcctggagcgcctgcttACCGTGCGGCCCAAGGTGCTCTTTAGCGTGAACGCGGTGCTGTACAACGGCAAGCTCCACGACCACACGGCCAAGCTCAACTCGACCATTGCCGgcatcctcgccgagcaggaccGCGAGGCAAAGGGCGAAGGCGAAGACGGCGAGGAGCcgcgcgcaaagcgcgcgcgccacgagctgcgcgcgggCCTCGAGCATGTGATCGTCATCCCCTACCCGGGCTCGCACCCCGAGGCCAACGACCGCCCGGACGGCGTGcagggcgaggaggacggCCATGGCCTGACGCGCCACCTCTGGGCCGACTTTCTCGCGAGCGGAGCGCCGGAGaagggcgaggcggcgtcgacgatcgagtacgagcagctcgacttTAACCAGCCGCTCTGGATCCTCTTTTCCTCCGGCACAACCGGCAAGCCCAAGGCGATTACGCACCGTGCGGGCGGAATGCTCTTGCAGTTCGGCAAGGAGcacctgctgctcggcggcctgaGCCGCGACGACGTCTTTTTCCAGCACACCACGACCGGCTGGATGATGTGGAACTGGCTCGTGGGTTCGCTCTTGAGCGGGTGCCCCGCGGTGCTGTACGACGGCTCGCCGGCTTTCCCCACCGGCGTGCTCTgggagcgcgcggcggagctCGGCATCACCGTCTTTGGCACCTCGGCCGCATACCTCTCCAtgatcgagcgccgcggctaCGAGCCCAAGGAGCTGCACGACAAGCTCAAGGTCCGTGCAATTCTCTCCACGGGCTCGCCCCTTCGTGCCGAGCTCTACCTCTACTGCGAAAAGCTCGTGGGGCACAAGGTGCAGGTCGGCAGCATCACTGGCGGCACGGACCTCTGCTCGCTCTTTGCCTCGAACAACGTCACGCTCCCTGTGCGCGCAGGCGAGCTGCAGTGcattgcgctcggcatggACGTCGACGTGTTTGACTCGCagggcgagcgcgtgccggacATGGTCGAGGGCGACCTTGTGTGCAAGAAGCCGTTCCCTGTGCAGCCGCTCGGATTCTGGCGCCAGCCGAACGAGCGCTACCGCGACAGCTATTATACCCAGTACCCAGGCGTCTGGTACCACGGCGACCTGGtcatgcgctcgccgcacggcggcctcgTCATGCTCGGCCGCTCCGACGGTATCCTGAACCCCAGCGGAATCCGCTTTGGCAGCGCCGAGATCtacgaggtgctcgagagctccgaggcgatcgccgAGACCTCACCGCTCTCCAAGATCAGCGACTCGCTCGTGGTCGCGCTCAAGACCCCGGccaaggacgacgaggtcgtggtcctcttcctcgtcaCGCCAGACGAGGCGGACTGGAATGCGGTTGAAcaagaggcgcgccgcatcaTTCGTGCtcagcgcagcgcgcgccacgtccCTACGTACATTCGCCGCGTCAAGGGATGCCCCAAGACGCTCAACGggaagcgcgtcgaggtgcctGTGAAAAAGC TGATCAATGGCGCACCCCTCAGCACCATCAACCAATCGACTCTCCTTAATCCCGAGGTACTCGACGAGTacatcgcgctcggccaggccCTCCGcgcggacctcgccgcAAAGGCGCCCGGCCCCGCCAAGTAG
- a CDS encoding uncharacterized protein (COG:E; EggNog:ENOG503NXEP; MEROPS:MER0026494) — MAGCATSALDPVGMKPTQEESVIGDDLLQAITDTTAQPLHTVTLNDTSILAIAVYQERGLLFAGAQDGTIFVWDLVTQQLHATLIGHTRSVLALELAAEKGWLFSASSDSTVRLWNVRELEPLALIYPATDNTGDILTMTWCSALHTLYLGCQDTSIQWICITPEKLSETPLHAVPESRPHKFFDSMSRAMSGASSPLPLAVRTAEQLIRRTAVHMASSVATDAHPPLPLRACAPMQMSVLAVNKTCVIPSAHFGYVYSLTIVPVASGAPILASGAGDEMIRLWTLNADGILLQHTLELPLPTGDAILTLGAWESTLLAGKQGGTIDVWDIDSRTLIRTLRGHNDDVLCMQLAEPGAERTFFSGSADGHVCRWDKYFRCTARWAAHDDIVQTCAVYSGNRAATSRYSWLTAEPVLITGSSDECVRLWSFEPPAAVPAASEEAAVPPSLVQRLARFIRYKSVSNGPTMLADDENMEDSRQAAHFLKTTLMELGASDVRLVSGGARANPMVLGTFRASKGPARRRCLFYGHYDCIPASGEWDSSPWELSGRNGYLYGRGVSDNKGPVLAVAYAASELLHAKELNVDVVMLVEGEQETGSKGFQACLREHKELIGKIDVVFVCNSYWLGEQRPCLTVGLRGVIQVIVRITGLHADRHSGVDGGAEREPMMDMIKLLATLTDGAGRVALPGFYTHVRPVEAQERAYYESIVHEARGPPTSAESLMALWCMPSFTVHRLTNSNAGHSTVIPNSVEASLSVRIVPDQSLDAIEQLLRDSIQRNFDALQSTNRIEVSVFHRADWWLGSLELPYWHALAEAIEAEWGEPPVRIREGGSIPGMAILEKELGAQAVHLPMGQASDHAHLPNERIRLVNLEKGQAVVRRFFHTLGAMD; from the exons ATGGCGGGCTGCGCTACGTCGGCATTGGACCCGGTCGGTATGAAGCCGACGCAGGAGGAATCCGTCATAGGGGATGACCTACTGCAAGCCATCACGGACACGAccgcgcagccgctgcATACCGTCACCCTGAATGATACCTCGATTCTGGCGATTGCTGTCTATCAGGAACGCGGCCTGCTGTTTGCCGGCGCCCAGGACGGCACCATCTTTGTATGGGACTTGGTAACGCAACAGCTGCATGCCACGCTCATTGGACATACGCGCAGCGtacttgcgctcgagctcgccgccgagaaAGGCTGGCTGTTTAGTGCCTCGTCCGACAGCACCGTGCGTCTCTGGAACGTGCGTGAGCTCGAGCCCCTCGCACTCATTTACCCCGCGACAGACAACACAGGCGATATCTTGACCATGACCTGGTGCTCTGCACTGCATACCCTCTATCTTGGATGCCAGGACACGTCCATTCAATGGATCTGCATCACACCCGAAAAGCTCAGTGAGACGCCGCTACATGCCGTGCCCGAGTCGCGGCCGCACAAGTTCTTTGACTCCATGTCGCGCGCAATgtccggcgcgtcgagcccgctgccgctcgccgtgcgcacggccgagcAACTTATccgccgcacggccgtgcACATGGccagcagcgtcgcgacggATGCGCATCCTCCTCTGCCGTTGCGCGCATGTGCGCCGATGCAAATGTCGGTCCTCGCTGTGAACAAAACGTGCGTCATCCCTTCGGCCCACTTTGGCTACGTCTACAGCCTGACCATCGTCCCGGTTGCGAGCGGCGCTCCGATACTTgccagcggcgccggcgacgagatGATTCGTCTCTGGACGCTGAATGCGGACGGCATCCTCTTgcagcacacgctcgagcttcCGCTGCCGACGGGTGATGCGATCctcacgctcggcgcgtgggAGAGCACGCTGCTGGCCGGCAAGCAGGGCGGAACGATTGACGTGTGGGACATTGATAGCCGTACGCTGatccgcacgctgcgtggcCACAACGACGATGTGCTGTGCATGCAGCTCGCAGAGCCGGGCGCGGAACGCACCTTTTTCTCGGGCAGTGCCGATGGCCATGTGTGTCGTTGGGACAAGTACTTCCGGTGTACTGCGCGCTgggccgcgcacgacgacaTTGTGCAGACATGTGCAGTGTACAGCGGCAACCGCgcggccacgtcgcgctaCTCGTGGCTTACGGCGGAGCCTGTGCTAATCACCGGCTCCTCGGACGAGTGTGTGCGCCTGTGGTCGTTTgagccgccggccgcggtGCCTGCGGCGAGCGAGGAGGCGGCTGTCCCTCCCTCGCTGGtccagcgccttgcgcgctTTATCCGCTACAAAAGTGTGTCGAACGGCCCCACGATGCTGGCCGACGATGAAAATATGGAAGATTCGCGACAGGCCGCGCACTTTTTAAAGACGACGCTGATGGAGCTCGGGGCGAGCGATGTGCGCCTCGTCtctggcggcgcgcgtgcgaaCCCCATGGTCCTCGGCACGTTTCGCGCGTCAAAAGgccctgcgcgccgccgctgcctcTTTTACGGGCACTATGACTGTATTcccgcgagcggcgagtGGGACAGCAGCCCGTGGGAACTGAGCGGTCGCAACGGCTACCTGTACGGCCGTGGCGTCAGCGACAACAAAGGTCCAGTGCTGGCCGTTgcgtacgccgcgagcgagctgctccaTGCCAAGGAGCTGAATGTGGACGTGGTGATGTTGGTCGAAGGCGAGCAAGAGACCGGCTCGAAAGGCTTCCAGGCCTGTCTGCGCGAGCACAAGGAGCTGATTGGCAAGATT GACGTTGTGTTTGTCTGCAACTCGTactggctcggcgagcagcgccccTGTCTCACGGTCGGCCTGCGCGGTGTGATCCAGGTCATTGTGCGCATTACCGGCTTGCACGCCGACCGGCATTCGGGtgtcgacggcggcgcggagcgcgagccgatGATGGAT ATGATCAAGCTCCTTGCCACGCTTACCGACGGTGCGGGACGTGTCGCGCTACCCGGTTTCTATACCCATGTCCGTCCTGTCGAGGCACAAGAGCGTGCCTACTATGAGTCGATTGtccacgaggcgcgcggcccgccgaccagcgccgAGAGCCTCATGGCGTTGTGGTGCATGCCCTCCTTTACCGTGCACCGCTTGACGAACAGCAACGCGGGCCACTCGACCGTGATTCCGAACTCGGTCGAGGCGTCGCTCAGTGTGCGTATTGTCCCCGACCAGTCGCTCGATGcgatcgagcagctgctgcgcgacagcATCCAGCGCAACTTTgacgcgctgcagtcgACCAACCGCATCGAGGTGTCCGTCTTTCACCGCGCCGACTGGTggctcggctcgctcgagctgccgTACTGGCACGcccttgccgaggccatCGAGGCGGAGTGGGGCGAGCCGCCAGTGCGTATCCGCGAAGGCGGCTCGATTCCCGGCATGGCGATCCTCGAAAAAGAACTCGGCGCACAGGCTGTACATCTCCCTATGGGCCAGGCCTCGGACCACGCACACCTGCCCAACGAACGCATCCGCCTCGTGAATCTCGAAAAGGGCCAAGCGGTCGTCCGCCGCTTCTTCCACACGCTCGGTGCGATGGACTAA
- the RPC34 gene encoding 34-kDa subunit of RNA polymerase III (C) (COG:K; EggNog:ENOG503P1SA) — MPPKKGPDVSGLTALEKRAHAAALAAPDHTVTGEELALRLNDVPIEEQLLVINSLLKKSLFNAQKGPNGIQYVAISKGEASVLGTMDGNELIIYNHIKDAKNEGIWTKMIKARTNLHQTIMNRCLKLLEQKQLVKAVKSVKFPTRKIYMLYDLTPSIELSGGPWYTDNELDTGFIHELSMACLRYVQSKSWPKDGRSSALYPASHTADLPTATSVHRYLKAAKLTDTELEPEHVVALLDLLIYDNEIEKIPVLPTQTARRGTRRSDHDEDSDTSDESEPERHSSAQRGSSRHRKRARRNRRDSSSDEDSSSDDSKDSDAMSEDTPPRRKSSKNKRKSSSKRKSIRISSDDDSGSQHEDDDEGAANLTHVPYVYRAVKRMLQPHGGTTTSYVPLTASWLQTPSGNDNVDEVAASAELYFGTHSEPAGGKTATATENGVAAVDAPQRGWLESTLT; from the exons ATGCCGCCGAAAAAGGGGCCGGACGTGAGCGGGCtgacggcgctcgagaagcgcgcgcacgccgcggcgctcgctgcaCCGGACCACACTGTGACAGGCGAAGAACTAGCGCTCCGTCTGAATGACGTGCCGatcgaggagcagctcctcgtgATCAATAGCCTCTTGAAAAAGAGCCTCTTTAACGCGCAAAAGGGGCCCAACGGCATCCAGTATGTCGCCATCTCCAAGGGCGAGGCTAGCGT ACTCGGAACGATGGATGGGAACGAGCTCATCATCTATAACCACATCAAGGACGCCAAGAACGAGGGCATCTGGACTAAAATGATCAAGGCACGCACGAATCTGCACCAGACGATCATGAATCGCTGCCTGAAACTGCTGGAACAGAAACAGCTGGTCAAGGCGGTTAAGTCGGTCAAGTTTCCGACGCGGAAAATCTATATGCTGTATGATCTCACCCCGTCGATCGAGCTGTCGGGTGGCCCGTGGTATACGGACAATGAGCTGGACACGGGCTTTATCCACGAACTGTCAATGGCGTGCTTGAGGTATGTCCAGTCCAAGTCGTGGCCCAAGGACGGACGCTCTTCGGCATTGTACCCGGCGTCCCACACGGCCGATctgccgacggcgaccaGCGTGCACCGCTACCTAAAGGCAGCCAAACTTACTGACACGGAGCTGGAGCCGGAGCATGTGGTCGCATTGCTTGACCTGCTCATTTACGACAATGAAATCGAAAAGATCCCCGTCCTGCCAACGCAGACAGCCCGGcgaggcacgcggcgctcggacCACGACGAGGACTCGGATACGTCGGACGAAAGCGAGCCGGAGCGCCACAGCAGCGCGCAGCGTGGTAGCAGCCGTCACCGCAAGCGTGCACGCCGGAACCGCCGCGACAGCagctcggacgaggacaGCAGCAGCGATGACTCGAAGGACTCTGATGCCATGTCAGAagacacgccgccgagacgcaAATCGTCCAAGAACAAACGGAAATCATCGTCCAAGCGCAAATCTATCCGCatctcgagcgacgacgacagTGGATCGCAgcacgaggacgacgatgaGGGCGCTGCGAACCTCACGCATGTCCCGTACGTATACCGCGCCGTAAAGCGCATGCTCCAACCGCATGGGGGGACTACGACCAGCTACGTTCCGCTCACTGCGAGCTGGCTCCAGACGCCGTCGGGCAACGACAATGTGGATGAAGTTGCGGCCAGCGCCGAACTCTACTTTGGGACCCATTCGGAGCCTGCAGGCGGAAAGACGGCAACAGCGACGGAAAATGGCGTCGCTGCCGTTGATGCCCCACAGAGGGGATGGCTCGAATCAACGCTCACGTAA
- the GAR1 gene encoding H/ACA snoRNP pseudouridylase subunit (COG:J; EggNog:ENOG503P248) gives MFRGGRGGRGGFSGRGGRGGMANAGPPANVIPFGTFKHAVEGEMFCAGTDPKHVPYFNAPIFLENKSQIGKVDEILGPINEVFFTIKTEPGIVASSFKAEDTVYISDDRLLPIERFLPKPKSVSKGPKKRGGAGGGRGGARGGFGGRGGGFGGRGAPRGRGGGGFGGRGGGSFGGRGGGFGGRGGGGRGGGFGGRGGGGGGFRGGSGGFRGRQ, from the exons ATGTTTCGTGGTGGTCGTGGTGGACGCGGTGGATTTAGcggtcgcggcgggcgTGGCGGCATGGCCAATGCCGGCCCGCCTGCGAACGTGATTCCGTTTGGTACTTTTAagcacgccgtcgagggCGAGATGTTCTGTGCGGGCACCGACCCGAAGCACGTTCCCTACTTTAACGCTCCGATTTT CCTTGAAAACAAGTCGCAGATCGGAAAGGTCGACGAGATCTTGGGGCCCATCAACGAGGTGTTCTTCACGATCAAGACCGAGCCGGGCAtcgtcgcctcgtcgttCAAGGCGGAGGACACCGTATACATCTCGGACGACCGTCTCTTGCCGATTGAGCGCTTCCTCCCGAAGCCCAAGAGCGTTTCCAAGGGACCCAAGAAGCGCggaggcgctggcggcggccgcggcggtgcgcgcggcggctttGGCGGCCGTGGTGGTGGATTCGGCGGCcgtggtgcgccgcgcggccgcggcggcggtggcttcggtggccgcggcggcggtagctttggcggccgcggcggcggattcggtggccgcggcggcggcggccgcggcggcggcttcgGCGGtcgtggcggcggcggcggcggtttccgtggcggcagcggcggtTTCCGTGGGCGGCAATAA
- the vps26 gene encoding Vacuolar protein sorting-associated protein 26 (EggNog:ENOG503NUY1; BUSCO:EOG092632FC; COG:U), producing MSSLFSFSTPVDIDVRLEDEHDRKQVDVKLESPAKETLPVYFDGESLRGSVVIQPRNTKRMQHDGVKIEFIGCIELYFDRGNHYEFLSLVQELAMPGELRESESLPFEFKNVEKLYESYNGINVKLRYFLRVTVSRRMSDVIKERELWVHSFRLPPDSNNAIKMEVGIEDCLHIEFEYNKSKYHLKDVIVGKIYFLLVRIKIKHMELSIIRRETTGAVPNQYNESETITKFEIMDGAPVRGETIPIRLFLGGFDLTPTFRDVNKKFSTRYYLNLVLIDEENRRYFKQQEITIFRIPEN from the exons ATGTCGTCGCTCTTTAGCTTTTCGACGCCGGTCGACATTGATGTGCGGCTCGAAGATGAGCATGATCGGAAACAAGTCGATGTGAAGCTCGAGAGTCCCGCGAAAGAGACGCTCCCGGTGTACTTTGACGGAGAGAGCCTGCGGGGCTCGGTCGTGATCCAGCCCCGGAATACCAAGCGGATGCAGCACGATGGCGTCAAGATTGAGTTTATCGGGTGCATTG AACTCTACTTTGACCGCGGCAACCACTACGAGTTCCTCTCGCTCGTGCAAGAGCTCGCGATGcccggcgagctgcgcgagtcCGAGTCGCTTCCGTTCGAGTTCAAGAACGTGGAAAAGCTGTACGAGAGCTACAATGGCATCAATGTGAAGCTGCGCTACTTTCTGCGCGTGACCGTGAGCCGCCGGATGTCGGACGTGATCAAGGAGCGGGAGCTCTGGGTGCACTCCTTCCGCCTTCCCCCCGACTCGAATAATGCGATCAAGATGGAAGTGGGTATCGAGGACTGCCTGCACATTGAGTTTGAGTACAACAAGTCCAAGTACCATCTAAAGGACGTGATTGTCGGCAAGATCTACTTCTTGCTCGTCCGCATCAAAATCAAGCATATGGAGCTCTCTATTATCCGGCGCGAGACGACCGGTGCGGTGCCGAACCAGTACAACGAGTCCGAGACCATCACCAAATTTGAAATCatggacggcgcgccggtgcgtggCGAGACGATTCCCATCCGGCTCTTCCTCGGCGGCTTTGACCTGACACCGACCTTCCGCGACGTGAACAAGAAGTTCAGCACGCGCTACTACCTCAACCTCGTCCtgatcgacgaggagaaCCGCCGCTATTTCAAGCAGCAGGAGATCACCATCTTCCGCATCCCAGAGAATTAG
- a CDS encoding uncharacterized protein (TransMembrane:15 (o12-35i60-79o91-110i137-161o167-185i197-217o299-318i339-363o369-386i398-421o427-449i461-480o492-515i597-617o629-651i); COG:E; EggNog:ENOG503NUX6), with product MADSPAQVLGQGVGWAVVVGLGFAFAGLMMLITLIQDRLTDHDSKNVEEFNSASRSVKPGLVAAGIVSAWTWAASLLQSSVMTFNYGVSGAYWYAAGASLQIFLCAVMACKIKTCAPFVATYLQVVRIRYGKKVHALFVAFALVTNLLVSSQLVLGGAAVVTELTGLHVLAGVFLIPTSVAVYTVTGGLRATFIADYSHTIGLFVIILYFFFSIWTGNGKIGSLEKMSEMLTASAQANPVEGNAGGSYLTMRSKHGLIFGVINICGNLATVFCDQSYHQRSIASLPTTAARGFLLGGSAWFPIPFLFATTMGLAARALMGTDPTMAKLTELQITSGLPAPSVAVAMCGKGGAVAVLILIFLAVTSATSAQQIAVSSVFTFDLYKVYFKSDASGKHIQLVSHAVVLVWALIMAIFGLIWNYAGISLGWLYLMMGIIVSPAVFPIFGTLTWKKTNPAGCVTGMLVGLSLGILSWLVTAYALYGEVTIATTNKQYPTLAGNLVSICVSTIITSVWSLISPQNYNFAATRAFNAPEDALAEPDMPVLLKDGSGTATPEDLDKAEKSCATSMHYRDPGEDNIEYVRAAGLDPAVIDQAAKRVIWISSITSFILVVLIPAVATSERIWKPAGLGAWVWLGFVWLLYSIATVGILPLWEDRAELWVVLKGAVHFGKKDA from the coding sequence ATGGCGGATTCTCCCGCGCAAGTGCTTGGTCAAGGCGTCGGCTGGGCCGTCGTTGTCGGCCTCGGTTTCGCCTTCGCCGGCCTGATGATGCTCATTACGCTCATCCAGGACCGGCTTACCGATCACGACTCGAAGAATGTCGAAGAATTCAATAGCGCAAGCCGCTCCGTCAAGCCAGGTCTCGTCGCAGCTGGTATTGTGTCTGCGTGGACGtgggccgcgtcgctgctgcagaGCTCCGTGATGACCTTCAACTACGGTGTGTCGGGAGCATACTGGtacgcggccggcgcctcgttgcAAATTTTCCTGTGTGCCGTTATGGCCTGCAAAATCAAGACCTGTGCGCCATTCGTGGCGACCTATCTGCAAGTGGTCCGCATCCGCTACGGCAAAAAGGTGCACGCGCTGTTTGTCGCCTTCGCGCTCGTCACCAACCTGCTCGTCTCGTcgcagctcgtgctcggTGGCGCAGCGGTCGTCACCGAGCTCACCGGCCTTCATGTCCTTGCCGGTGTCTTTTTGATTCCCACGAGTGTCGCGGTGTACACAGTGACGGGTGGTCTGCGTGCGACGTTCATTGCCGACTACTCGCACACGATCGGACTCTTCGTCATTATCCTCTACTTCTTCTTCTCGATCTGGACCGGAAACGGGAAGATTGGCAGCCTGGAGAAGATGTCCGAGATGCTCACGGCCAGTGCACAGGCCAACCCGGTCGAGGGCAACGCGGGCGGCTCGTACCTCACGATGCGCTCCAAGCACGGCCTCATCTTTGGCGTGATCAATATCTGTGGTAACCTCGCGACCGTGTTCTGCGACCAGTCGTACCACCAGCGCTCGATTGCGTCGCTGCCCacgaccgccgcccgcgGTTTCCTGCTGGGTGGCAGTGCCTGGTTCCCGATTCCCTTCCTTTTTGCCACTACAATGGGCCTCGCTGCACGCGCACTCATGGGGACCGACCCGACCATGGCAAAGCTCACTGAGCTGCAGATCACTTCGGGACTTCCTGCGCCCTCGGTCGCGGTCGCAATGTGCGGCAAGGGCGGTGCGGTCGCCGTGCTGATTCTCATCTTCTTGGCGGTGACTTCGGCGACGTCCGCGCAGCAGATTGCCGTCTCGTCCGTCTTTACCTTTGACCTGTACAAGGTGTACTTTAAGAGCGATGCGAGCGGCAAGCACATCCAACTGGTCTcgcacgccgtcgtgcTGGTCTGGGCGCTGATCATGGCCATCTTTGGTTTGATTTGGAACTATGCCGGCATCTCGCTCGGCTGGCTCTACCTGATGATGGGCATTATTGTCTCTCCTGCCGTCTTCCCCATCTTTGGTACATTGACGTGGAAGAAGACGAACCCCGCGGGATGTGTGACCGGCATGCTTGTCGGTCTAAGCCTCGGTATCCTGAGCTGGCTCGTGACGGCCTACGCGCTGTACGGCGAGGTGACGATCGCCACGACCAACAAGCAGTACCCCACGCTGGCGGGCAACCTCGTGTCGATTTGTGTCTCGACCATCATCACCAGCGTCTGGAGTCTGATCTCGCCGCAGAACTACAACTTTGCGGCCACGCGTGCGTTCAACGCGCCGGAGGACGCACTTGCGGAGCCGGACATGCCGGTGCTGCTCAAGGACGGCTCCGGTACGGCTACCCCCGAGGATCTCGACAAGGCCGAAAAGTCTTGCGCCACCTCGATGCACTACCGCGACCCCGGCGAGGACAACATTGAATACGTCCGTGCCGCTGGTCTCGATCCTGCGGTGATTGACCAAGCGGCGAAGCGTGTCATTTGGATCTCGTCCATTACCTCGTTTATTCTGGTGGTTCTCATACCGGCAGTCGCGACATCGGAGCGAATTTGGAAACCAGCTGGTCTGGGTGCGTGGGTCTGGCTCGGTTTTGTGTGGCTCTTGTACTCTATCGCTACGGTGGGTATTCTGCCGCTATGGGAAGATCGTGCCGAGCTTTGGGTCGTGCTGAAAGGCGCGGTTCACTTTGGGAAGAAGGATGCCTAA